The following is a genomic window from Gymnodinialimonas ceratoperidinii.
CAAGGAGGCTTGGGCAAGGTGACCGCAATCGTGATTCTAGGCGCCGCCGTCTGGCAGAACGGGGCGTCACCGACCCTGCGGCGGCGCACCCGCCATGGCGCTGCCCTCTACCATGAGGGCCATGGAGACGTGGTGATTCCCTGCGGCGGACTGGGACGGTTTCCCCCGACCGAAGCCGAGGTCATGGCCGAGATCCTGCGCGCTGAGGGGGTGCCCAGTGACGCGATCCGGCTCGAAGCGTCGTCCACCAATACCGTTCAGAACATCCGCAATGCTGTCTCGTTGCTGGAAGGTGAGACCCGTGTGATCCTTGTCTCTGATGCCTATCACCTGCCCCGCGCCCGCCTGATCGCGCGGCGCGAAGGGCTGGAGGTCTCCACCAGCGCCCCGCCCCTCAAGGGCGCGCGCCTCTGGCCGCAGGTCAAAGGCTGGCTGTGGGAGATCCCC
Proteins encoded in this region:
- a CDS encoding YdcF family protein — its product is MTAIVILGAAVWQNGASPTLRRRTRHGAALYHEGHGDVVIPCGGLGRFPPTEAEVMAEILRAEGVPSDAIRLEASSTNTVQNIRNAVSLLEGETRVILVSDAYHLPRARLIARREGLEVSTSAPPLKGARLWPQVKGWLWEIPGVIAVVLRIR